The Acidobacteriota bacterium region TTTCCACACCGACACGCGCTGCAGCACCTGCATGAAGATCGAGTCCTATTCCAGGGAAGCCATCGAGCAGGGCTTCTCCGAGGAACTCAGGAGCGGGAAGCTGGAACTCAGGATCGTCAATTATGAAAAGCCCCAGAACCGCCATTTCATGCAGGACTACAAGCTGGTGTCCAAGTCGCTGGTCCTGGTGAACATGGTCGACGGCAGGCAGACCGAATGGACGAACCTGAAGATGGTGTGGCAGCTGACGGGACGAAAGGACGCCTTTCTCAACTACGTCCGCCGCGAGGTCCGCGGCTACCTGGCCAAGGGTTAGGCGGGACCGGGAATGGAAGGGTCCTCTTTCGCGATATTTTCCGCGCTCTGGCTCGGCATCCTGACCTCCATCAGTCCCTGCCCCCTGGCCACCAACATCGCCGCGGTTTCCTTCATCAGCCGGAACCTGGAGTCCTCGAAAAGGGTTCTCTGGAGCGGCCTGCTCTACGCCGCGGGACGGATGCTGGCCTACGTCGTGATCGCCGTCCTGGCGGTAGCCAGCCTTCTCTCGCTCCCCGAGGTCTCCTTCTTTCTCGAAAAAAACATGCACAGGATCATCGGGCCGCTGCTGATTGTGGTGGGGGTGATCCTGCTCGACGTGCTCCCGATCTCCTTTTCGGCGTCCCCTGTCGGCGTCGGGTTCCAGGAGAAGGCGGGAAAATGGGGGATGTGGGGGGCCGGGCTGCTCGGAATCGTTTTCGCCCTCACCTTCTGTCCCCTTTCGGCCGCCCTCTTTTTCGGCAGCCTGATCCCCCTGGCCGTCGACGGCCGCTCCGCGGTGCTCCTCCCATCCGTCTACGGCCTCGGCACGGCGCTGCCGGTCGTGGCCTTCGCCCTGGTGATGGTCTCGAGCGTGAAGTCGATCGGCAAGGTGTTCAACCGTCTGACGCAGGTCGAAAAATGGGTACGCAAGCTGACGGCCGTGGTTTTCATCGGGGCGGGTGTGTATCTCCTCCTGAAAAATATCCTGGGATTCTGACCCTCGGCGTCCGGGCCGGCCCTCAATCCGAAAGTATGGAACGATGAAGAAGGAATTCGAAGCGGAGGTGGGTCCGGAGGGGCACCTCGTCCTGCCGCCGGAACTGGCGCGAA contains the following coding sequences:
- a CDS encoding sulfite exporter TauE/SafE family protein, which translates into the protein MEGSSFAIFSALWLGILTSISPCPLATNIAAVSFISRNLESSKRVLWSGLLYAAGRMLAYVVIAVLAVASLLSLPEVSFFLEKNMHRIIGPLLIVVGVILLDVLPISFSASPVGVGFQEKAGKWGMWGAGLLGIVFALTFCPLSAALFFGSLIPLAVDGRSAVLLPSVYGLGTALPVVAFALVMVSSVKSIGKVFNRLTQVEKWVRKLTAVVFIGAGVYLLLKNILGF